Sequence from the Bacteroidetes bacterium SB0662_bin_6 genome:
TCAACAGCAGTGAAGTCCAGTGCAACAACGCCAACCGGCTGAACGCCGCTGCGGGGCTTGATGACATGACCGACTGCCTGGTGTCCAGCTTCATGGACATGAACACTATCGCGGACAAGACCTTCGACCGTGGCTACGCGATCGAATCGACCTGCCATGCGGCCGACAAGGTCGGCGCGTTCGCCGAAATCTACCGGGTCCTGAAACCCGGAGCTCTCCTCTGGGGCCAGGAAATGTGCATGACCGACATGTTCGATCCCGGTGACGATCGGCATCACGCCATCAAGCGGGAGCTCATGCACGGCATCGCGCTCAAGGAAATCGCGACGTTTGGGGAGGTGAATAGGGCGCTCGAAACCGTGGGATTCGAAGTCATGGAGGGTGCGGACCTCGCCGGCGACCAGCACGGTCCGGTCACGCCGTGGTATCAACCTATGGAGACCCGGCGCGGACTGCTCGGCAACACTTTCCGCCGGATTCCGATAGGCCGCAAGGCGGTGAGGTGGGGATCCAGGATGGCGGAATTTCTCGGTGTGTTCCCGAAGGGCTCGGCGGAGGTCGTTGGACTATTGGATCGGACCGCAAACGCCTATGTTGCCGGGGGCAGCGCCGGGATCTTCACGCCGCTCTACTGTTTCGTGGCGCGCCGGCCTCTTTCGGGTTAGCAGCGGCCCCGAGACGCCTGGAGGCTTTCGGCTCGAACGGCCGTCAAACGGAACCTTCGGCGGCCAGTTCTCGCCGGGCCGACGTGAGGCGCAGATGGATCGAGGAAAGCGCGGGCACCAGAAACATGATGAGCACCGTGGTGAAGAGGATGCCGCAGCCGATCGAGGCGGAGAAGGGAACAAAGAACTGCGCCTGAATCGCGTCCTCGAGAATCAGGGGGGTGAAGCCCAGGAAGGTCGTCAGCGAAGTCAGCATGATCGGGCGAAAACGTCCCTTCGCGCCCTCGATGATCGCGGTTCGCACCGGGATTCCGTCCCGAAGCTTCTGGTCGGTGAAATCGATCATCACCAGGGAGTCGTTGACGACCACGCCGGCGAGCCCGAAGATCCCGACGAAGGACTCCGCGCTGACGGCAACCCCCAGCATCCAGTGACCCAGGATCACGCCGATGAACCCGAACGGGATGATGGCCATGACGATGAACGGCTTGGTATAGGAGCGCAGGGGAATGGCCAGCAGCGCGAAGATCAGGAGCAGCGCGATCACGAATCCGCGATAGAGACCCCCCAGCGAGTCGAGTTGCTGCTGCTGTTCCCCTCCGAAGGTGTACATCAGTTCCGGGTTCTCGGCGATGAGCCCCGCCAGGATGGTGTTCTCCAGAATGTCATTGGCGGTCGCGGCGGAAACTACACTCGGATCGACATCAGCGGTAACCGTGACAATGCGCCGGCCGTCCTGGCGCCGGATGGACGGCGGCGACATCCCCGAACTCAGCGCGGCCACCCGGCTGACCGGCACGTCGGCGCCGGTTGGTGTGCGGAACCGGTAACTCTCGACGTCGGTAATTGCGTTCCGCTGCTCCTCGGGTAGCCGCACGTAAACC
This genomic interval carries:
- a CDS encoding methyltransferase domain-containing protein gives rise to the protein MRPARQLRELSNALKAAFDGSIVARRVQDFEGWTDRASQEDSEAGYDHTRTVKEYYDLCSEFMVLGWGESLHFAPLLPDESLEDSKIRHQRLMISKLQLRPGMTVVDIGCGIGGPMRRVAREAGVRVVGINSSEVQCNNANRLNAAAGLDDMTDCLVSSFMDMNTIADKTFDRGYAIESTCHAADKVGAFAEIYRVLKPGALLWGQEMCMTDMFDPGDDRHHAIKRELMHGIALKEIATFGEVNRALETVGFEVMEGADLAGDQHGPVTPWYQPMETRRGLLGNTFRRIPIGRKAVRWGSRMAEFLGVFPKGSAEVVGLLDRTANAYVAGGSAGIFTPLYCFVARRPLSG